In Staphylococcus lloydii, the following proteins share a genomic window:
- a CDS encoding DUF4064 domain-containing protein produces MNRKTEKILAWIGNGLSILYLFIVLLGLLLLNTNTKEFKKVFNEMSQAQGQTFSPDLLFMSYLIQTIILAVVIILAIIATLIMKNNRVLAAVLFIISAVVSLFVTNLVAMVLWIIVAVKLFMKKDNNNNIKQTQSKATNQNQQQWNPEQDLNKKKDDPYIY; encoded by the coding sequence ATGAACAGAAAGACCGAAAAAATATTGGCGTGGATTGGTAATGGTTTAAGTATTTTATATTTATTTATTGTGTTATTAGGTTTGCTACTTTTAAACACAAACACTAAAGAATTTAAAAAAGTGTTTAACGAAATGTCTCAAGCGCAAGGGCAAACGTTCTCGCCAGATTTATTATTTATGAGCTATCTGATTCAAACAATCATTTTAGCAGTAGTAATTATTCTAGCTATTATTGCAACGTTAATAATGAAAAATAATCGTGTTTTAGCCGCTGTTTTATTTATTATTTCAGCAGTTGTTAGTCTTTTTGTTACTAATTTAGTAGCGATGGTGTTATGGATTATTGTTGCTGTTAAGTTATTTATGAAAAAAGACAATAACAATAATATTAAGCAAACTCAGTCCAAAGCGACAAACCAAAATCAACAACAATGGAATCCCGAGCAAGATTTAAATAAGAAAAAAGACGATCCATATATTTATTAA
- a CDS encoding Nramp family divalent metal transporter has product MTERNNKKSLSEINNTVSVNTDGKFSRKLFSFLGPGLLIAVGYMDPGNWITSMQGGAQFGYMLLFVILLSSLAAMLLQSMAVRLGIATNMDLAQATKHYINKPLTYIFWIITELAIIATDIAEVIGSAIALYLLFDIPLLVGSIITVLDVFLLLFIMHFGFRKIEAIVGTLIFTVLIIFIFEVYIASPSVTHMLNGFIPQTDIITNQGALYIALGIIGATIMPHNLYLHSSIVQSRMYDRNDVKAKKNAVKFATLDSNIQLIIAFVINCLLLVLGAALFYGTNTEQLGGFFDLYHALKTEPVLGATMGAIMSTLFAVALLASGQNSTITGTMAGQIVMEGFINLKIPNWARRLITRGIAILPIIICLIVFKSNTEKVEQLLVFSQVFLSIALPFSLIPLQLATNDKKLMGVFKNKRWVNIISWCLIIILSILNVYLIVQTFQEL; this is encoded by the coding sequence ATGACAGAGAGAAATAATAAAAAAAGCCTAAGTGAAATTAATAATACAGTATCTGTGAATACTGACGGTAAATTCAGCCGTAAATTATTTTCATTTTTAGGTCCTGGCTTGCTAATTGCAGTCGGTTATATGGATCCAGGAAATTGGATTACATCAATGCAAGGTGGCGCGCAATTTGGATACATGCTATTGTTCGTCATTTTACTATCGAGTTTGGCTGCTATGTTATTACAAAGTATGGCGGTACGACTTGGTATTGCAACCAATATGGATTTGGCACAAGCAACTAAACATTATATAAACAAACCCTTAACGTATATTTTTTGGATTATTACCGAATTAGCTATTATTGCAACTGATATAGCAGAGGTAATTGGTAGTGCAATCGCACTCTACCTACTGTTTGATATTCCGTTACTTGTTGGTTCAATTATTACAGTATTAGATGTATTTTTATTATTATTTATTATGCATTTTGGTTTTAGAAAAATTGAAGCTATTGTCGGTACACTTATCTTTACTGTATTAATTATTTTCATATTTGAAGTATATATAGCATCACCATCAGTAACACATATGTTAAATGGTTTCATACCACAAACAGACATAATCACGAACCAAGGTGCTTTATATATCGCTTTAGGTATAATTGGTGCGACAATTATGCCACATAATTTATATTTACATTCTTCTATCGTGCAGTCGCGTATGTATGATAGAAATGACGTCAAAGCGAAGAAAAATGCTGTGAAATTCGCAACACTAGATTCAAATATTCAACTAATCATTGCATTCGTTATTAATTGTCTATTATTAGTACTTGGGGCAGCGTTATTCTACGGAACTAATACTGAACAATTGGGTGGTTTCTTTGATTTATACCATGCCCTTAAAACCGAGCCTGTACTAGGCGCAACGATGGGTGCGATTATGAGTACATTATTTGCCGTAGCCTTGTTAGCATCAGGACAAAATTCCACAATCACTGGTACAATGGCCGGTCAAATTGTCATGGAAGGCTTTATAAATTTAAAAATTCCAAATTGGGCACGTAGATTAATTACACGTGGTATAGCTATTTTACCAATTATCATTTGTCTTATTGTCTTCAAAAGTAATACAGAAAAAGTAGAACAATTATTAGTGTTCTCACAAGTATTTTTAAGTATCGCTTTACCATTCTCACTTATACCATTACAACTAGCGACGAATGATAAAAAATTAATGGGCGTATTTAAAAATAAACGCTGGGTAAATATAATTAGCTGGTGTTTAATTATAATTTTAAGCATTCTAAACGTTTATTTAATCGTCCAAACATTTCAAGAATTATAA
- the auxB gene encoding lipoteichoic acid stability factor AuxB gives MSGEQFTQVKRPVSRLTEKVLGWLSWIFLLLLTVATMFIALVSFSSDTSIQKLESSLNANEFAQQIFANNNLNTTQAVIWLQNGVWAIIVYLIICLLISFLALISMNIRILSGFLFLIATIVTLPLMVLFVPLIIPVLFIIVAIMMFARKDKVETIPAYYDNGYYDRDAQAKYGYDREPAQNDYRQRKSNQETSHYQPADEPSTMRRNADDSTIDNQQSTSSDEEEAKDYNSLRRGGYSSEVARQVNGDPNAEEEPQVLSRQAKYNYKNKKQAEDEMPQEDENAEAAYQRGPSQEELERQEAERQQQEEEEARRKLEEAEEKERLKHERAEEKSRIKQEKKELKKRMKEKRKQQPSAVNQRRMNYEERKKMTSHDDVETEKEVTDKTSDNEENTTTDDKEK, from the coding sequence ATGTCAGGAGAGCAATTTACGCAAGTTAAACGTCCTGTAAGTCGATTAACAGAAAAAGTACTTGGATGGTTAAGTTGGATTTTTCTACTACTTTTAACCGTCGCAACAATGTTTATCGCGCTCGTATCATTTAGTAGTGATACATCAATTCAAAAACTTGAGAGTTCATTGAATGCGAATGAATTTGCACAACAAATTTTTGCCAATAACAATTTAAACACAACACAAGCAGTTATTTGGTTACAAAATGGAGTATGGGCGATTATTGTATATTTAATAATCTGTTTATTAATTTCGTTTTTAGCCCTAATTTCAATGAATATTAGAATTTTATCAGGATTCTTATTCTTAATTGCTACCATTGTTACTTTACCTTTAATGGTATTATTTGTTCCATTAATCATTCCTGTATTATTCATCATAGTAGCTATTATGATGTTTGCAAGAAAAGATAAGGTTGAAACAATACCTGCATATTATGACAATGGATATTATGATAGAGATGCTCAAGCTAAATATGGTTATGATAGAGAACCAGCACAAAATGACTATAGACAACGTAAAAGTAATCAAGAAACAAGTCATTATCAACCAGCTGATGAGCCAAGTACAATGCGTAGAAATGCTGATGATAGTACTATAGATAATCAACAAAGTACATCTTCAGATGAAGAAGAAGCTAAAGATTATAATTCATTGCGTAGAGGCGGTTATAGTTCTGAGGTAGCAAGACAAGTAAATGGTGATCCTAATGCTGAGGAAGAGCCACAAGTTCTTTCAAGACAGGCTAAATATAATTATAAAAATAAAAAGCAAGCAGAAGATGAAATGCCTCAAGAAGATGAAAATGCGGAAGCGGCTTACCAACGTGGACCATCTCAAGAAGAGCTAGAGCGCCAAGAAGCAGAACGTCAACAACAAGAAGAAGAAGAGGCTCGACGTAAGTTAGAAGAAGCCGAAGAAAAAGAACGTCTTAAACACGAACGCGCCGAAGAAAAATCAAGAATCAAGCAAGAGAAAAAAGAACTTAAAAAACGCATGAAAGAAAAACGTAAACAACAACCGAGTGCTGTAAACCAACGTCGTATGAATTATGAAGAACGTAAGAAAATGACATCTCATGATGACGTAGAGACAGAAAAGGAAGTTACAGACAAAACTTCTGACAACGAAGAGAATACAACTACAGACGACAAAGAGAAATAA
- a CDS encoding ABC transporter substrate-binding protein codes for MKRVLQLVIVAIVIGLLCLYISHKFTAKDKSKSGEKINVYNWGEYIDPALIKKFEKETGIKVVYETFDSNEAMEAKIRNGGTNYDVAFPSEYTVQKMKRQNLLLPLDHKKIPNMKNLDSNYLDMPFDRNNKYSVPYFFGTVGIVYNKKVYPHDDFSSWQSLYKKKYANDILLVDGAREIMGLSLNKLGYSLNDKNPQHLNEAQQDLTHLAPQIKGVVGDEITMMLEQHEANIAVVWSGVAAPIVQDSNEFDYVVPKEGSNLWFDNMVIPKTAQNKEGAYKFMNFLLNERNNKQNTEWVGYATPNKAARNKLPDDIKNDKRFYPSKKEQHKLEVYQDLGKKTLSDYNERFLNFKMSLK; via the coding sequence ATGAAACGTGTATTACAATTAGTTATTGTCGCTATCGTAATTGGCTTGCTATGCTTATACATTAGTCATAAATTTACTGCGAAAGATAAATCAAAGAGTGGCGAAAAGATTAATGTCTATAACTGGGGTGAATATATCGACCCAGCGCTTATTAAAAAGTTTGAAAAAGAAACGGGCATTAAAGTAGTATATGAAACTTTTGATTCAAATGAAGCTATGGAAGCAAAAATTCGTAACGGTGGTACTAACTACGATGTTGCTTTTCCAAGTGAATACACCGTTCAAAAAATGAAAAGACAAAATTTATTGTTACCACTTGATCACAAAAAGATACCCAATATGAAAAACTTAGATAGCAATTATTTGGATATGCCTTTTGATAGAAATAATAAATATTCTGTACCATACTTTTTTGGAACGGTAGGTATCGTCTATAACAAAAAAGTATATCCCCACGATGATTTTAGTTCTTGGCAAAGTCTTTACAAGAAAAAGTATGCAAATGATATACTATTAGTAGATGGGGCTCGAGAAATTATGGGTCTGTCACTTAATAAATTAGGTTATAGTTTGAACGATAAAAACCCACAACATCTAAATGAAGCACAACAAGATTTAACACATTTAGCGCCACAAATTAAAGGTGTCGTTGGAGATGAAATAACAATGATGTTAGAACAACATGAAGCTAACATAGCTGTTGTATGGAGTGGTGTGGCTGCACCAATTGTTCAAGATAGTAATGAATTTGATTACGTAGTACCTAAAGAGGGATCTAATCTATGGTTTGATAATATGGTTATTCCTAAGACAGCTCAAAATAAAGAAGGCGCTTATAAATTTATGAATTTCTTATTGAATGAGCGCAATAACAAACAAAATACTGAATGGGTTGGATATGCAACACCGAATAAAGCAGCTAGAAATAAATTACCAGACGATATTAAAAACGATAAACGATTCTATCCATCCAAAAAAGAACAACACAAATTAGAAGTTTATCAAGATTTAGGTAAGAAAACGTTAAGTGATTATAACGAAAGATTTTTAAACTTTAAAATGTCATTAAAATAG
- a CDS encoding ABC transporter permease: MKWYGKLYIGILVALLYAPIIFLMIYSFNSAGNMIHFDGFTLEHYKSLFQNDRLMSVIFNTIAVALIAASVSTVIGTMGAIALYHLRNKKMKVSLLTLNNVLMVSSDVVIGASFLIMFTAIGHITGLGLGFTTVLVSHIAFCIPIVVIIVLPRLYEMNDNMLHAARDLGANEYQVLSNIMLPQLLPGILGGFFMALTYSLDDFTVSFFVTGNGFSVLSVEVYAMARKGISMEINAISTLLFVVILIGVVGYYVVQHMIKRKQQSKRGVQ, encoded by the coding sequence ATGAAATGGTATGGCAAATTGTATATAGGTATTTTAGTTGCATTATTATATGCTCCAATTATTTTTCTGATGATTTATTCTTTTAATTCAGCTGGGAATATGATTCATTTCGATGGTTTTACGTTAGAACATTATAAATCATTATTTCAAAATGATAGATTGATGTCGGTTATTTTTAATACGATAGCAGTTGCATTAATTGCTGCATCGGTATCAACAGTAATAGGAACTATGGGTGCTATAGCACTTTATCATTTACGAAACAAAAAGATGAAGGTCTCATTGTTAACGCTAAATAATGTGTTAATGGTGTCATCTGACGTAGTTATAGGTGCTTCATTTTTAATTATGTTCACAGCTATCGGTCATATTACAGGCTTAGGTCTGGGATTCACGACCGTGTTGGTCTCTCATATTGCATTCTGTATACCTATTGTGGTTATTATTGTATTACCAAGGCTTTATGAAATGAACGACAACATGCTTCATGCGGCTCGTGATTTAGGTGCTAATGAGTACCAAGTATTAAGCAACATTATGTTGCCACAATTATTACCAGGCATTTTAGGTGGTTTCTTTATGGCATTAACATATTCATTAGATGATTTTACAGTGAGTTTCTTCGTAACGGGAAATGGATTCAGTGTATTATCCGTTGAAGTTTATGCTATGGCTAGAAAAGGGATAAGCATGGAGATAAACGCTATTTCGACATTGTTATTTGTCGTCATTTTAATAGGTGTCGTTGGATACTATGTTGTTCAACATATGATAAAACGCAAACAACAGAGTAAGCGAGGTGTACAATAA
- a CDS encoding ABC transporter permease has translation MRKISNFLFIPYLLWMVLFIIVPVILLVYFSFIDINGHFSFSNYKQILSMKYLSMIWDSVIYAIAITVLTLLVSYPAAYFIKASKNQNLWLLILIIPTWINLLLKTYAFIGLFSHDGIINQLLNILHLPKAHLLFTALAFLIVATYIYIPFMILPIFNSMKDIPNNLLQAAKDLGANPFTTFRKVILPLTKQGILTGIQVTFIPALSLFMITRLIAGNKVINIGTSIEEQFLVIQNYGMGSTIALFLIVFMAFILVITNSKTSNGKG, from the coding sequence ATGCGTAAAATATCTAATTTTTTATTTATTCCATATCTATTGTGGATGGTATTGTTTATCATCGTGCCGGTAATATTGCTTGTGTATTTTTCTTTTATCGATATTAATGGTCACTTTAGTTTTAGTAATTATAAACAAATATTGTCTATGAAGTATTTATCGATGATTTGGGATTCGGTTATTTATGCGATAGCAATCACTGTATTGACGCTACTTGTTAGTTACCCTGCTGCTTATTTTATTAAAGCTTCGAAAAATCAAAATTTATGGTTACTGATACTTATTATTCCTACATGGATAAATTTACTACTGAAGACTTATGCATTTATTGGACTTTTCAGTCATGATGGTATTATAAATCAATTGTTAAATATACTACATTTACCTAAAGCGCACTTATTATTTACAGCGCTAGCGTTTCTAATTGTAGCTACTTATATTTATATACCATTTATGATTTTACCTATCTTTAATAGTATGAAAGATATTCCAAATAACTTATTACAAGCCGCTAAAGATTTAGGCGCAAATCCTTTTACAACGTTTCGTAAAGTGATATTACCCTTAACGAAGCAAGGGATACTGACAGGTATTCAAGTTACGTTTATTCCTGCATTATCTTTATTTATGATTACTAGATTAATTGCTGGTAATAAAGTTATTAATATTGGTACGTCTATTGAAGAACAATTTTTAGTAATTCAAAATTACGGTATGGGGTCAACAATTGCACTGTTCTTAATTGTTTTTATGGCCTTTATATTAGTTATTACGAATTCTAAAACATCGAACGGAAAAGGGTGA
- a CDS encoding ABC transporter ATP-binding protein gives MKPLLSFKSVSKGYNDEQILNEIDIDIESGFFYTLLGPSGCGKTTILKLIAGFEQPDSGDIIYQNKSMTNIAANKRKVNTVFQDYALFPHLNVFENIAFGLKLKKMSKSKIEAKVKEALKLVKLNGYENKRIDDMSGGQKQRVAIARAIVNEPEILLLDESLSALDLKLRTEMQYELREIQSRLGITFIFVTHDQEEALALSDYIFVMKDGKIQQFGTPIDIYDEPVNRFVADFIGESNIVKGMMQRDYVVNIYGQDFDCVDMGIPSGKNVEVVIRPEDISLIEAEQGLFEVTVDSMLFRGVHYEICCIDRKGYEWVIHTTKKAEIGSKVGLYFDPEAIHIMVPGESEEEFDKRIESYEEQDNA, from the coding sequence ATGAAGCCGTTATTATCTTTTAAATCTGTAAGTAAAGGTTATAATGATGAACAAATTTTAAATGAAATAGATATAGACATTGAATCAGGCTTTTTTTATACCTTATTAGGGCCTTCGGGTTGCGGAAAAACTACAATTCTTAAATTAATTGCAGGTTTTGAACAACCGGATAGTGGAGATATTATCTACCAAAATAAATCTATGACTAACATTGCTGCGAATAAGCGTAAAGTAAACACAGTATTTCAAGATTATGCGCTATTTCCACATTTAAATGTATTTGAAAATATCGCCTTTGGCTTGAAGCTAAAAAAAATGAGTAAATCAAAGATTGAAGCGAAAGTAAAAGAAGCTTTGAAATTAGTTAAATTAAATGGATATGAAAATAAACGCATTGATGATATGAGTGGGGGACAAAAACAACGTGTTGCAATTGCTCGTGCTATCGTCAATGAACCTGAAATATTATTATTAGATGAATCTTTATCTGCGCTTGATTTAAAATTACGTACAGAAATGCAATATGAATTAAGAGAGATACAATCTCGATTAGGTATTACATTTATTTTTGTTACACACGATCAAGAAGAAGCCTTAGCATTAAGTGATTATATTTTTGTTATGAAAGATGGCAAAATTCAACAATTCGGCACACCAATTGATATATATGATGAACCAGTTAACCGATTTGTTGCAGATTTTATTGGTGAATCTAATATTGTCAAAGGCATGATGCAACGTGACTATGTCGTTAATATTTATGGACAAGATTTTGATTGCGTAGATATGGGTATTCCATCAGGTAAAAACGTCGAAGTCGTTATACGTCCTGAAGATATTTCATTAATTGAAGCGGAACAAGGTTTGTTTGAAGTGACAGTTGATTCAATGCTATTTAGAGGTGTCCATTACGAAATTTGCTGTATAGATAGAAAGGGATACGAGTGGGTCATACACACGACTAAAAAAGCTGAGATTGGTAGTAAAGTAGGTCTTTATTTTGATCCAGAGGCTATTCATATCATGGTGCCTGGTGAAAGCGAAGAAGAATTTGATAAACGAATTGAAAGCTATGAGGAGCAAGACAATGCGTAA
- a CDS encoding helix-turn-helix domain-containing protein: protein MNIGIKLKNLRKIKNLTQEELAERTDLSKGYISQIESQHASPSMETFLSILEVLGTSPSEFFKQKKEEKVLYPQESQVVYDEYDKGYILKWLVTQSNEFDMEPLMLTLKPQATYKNFNPSNSDTFIFCIEGAITLALGEKIYQAQQGDALYFKANDKHRLFNCSEHIAKAIIVATASYL, encoded by the coding sequence ATGAATATTGGAATAAAACTTAAAAATTTACGTAAGATTAAAAACTTAACGCAAGAAGAATTAGCCGAACGCACAGATTTATCTAAAGGTTACATTTCTCAAATTGAAAGCCAACATGCTTCACCAAGTATGGAAACTTTTTTATCTATATTAGAAGTATTAGGAACATCTCCAAGTGAGTTTTTTAAACAAAAAAAAGAAGAAAAGGTCTTATATCCTCAAGAATCACAAGTTGTTTATGACGAATATGACAAAGGCTATATTTTGAAATGGTTAGTCACTCAATCTAATGAATTCGATATGGAACCCTTAATGTTGACGTTAAAACCACAAGCAACATATAAAAATTTTAATCCATCTAACTCTGATACTTTTATCTTTTGTATAGAAGGCGCAATAACTTTAGCACTTGGTGAAAAAATTTATCAAGCACAACAAGGAGATGCGCTATATTTTAAAGCGAATGACAAACATAGATTGTTTAATTGTAGTGAACATATAGCGAAAGCAATCATCGTTGCTACTGCATCATATTTATAG
- a CDS encoding UPF0223 family protein, with translation MEYHYPIDLDWTNDEMVTVVTFFNAIEAFYEQQVERDYLMEQYRKFKKIVPGKAEEKQIFKEFEKGSGYNSYKAVKYAQENPDEKYLSTNQK, from the coding sequence ATGGAATATCATTATCCTATTGATTTAGATTGGACTAACGATGAAATGGTAACAGTCGTTACTTTTTTTAATGCAATTGAGGCTTTCTACGAACAACAAGTAGAAAGAGACTATCTTATGGAACAATATCGTAAATTTAAAAAGATCGTTCCAGGTAAAGCAGAAGAAAAACAAATCTTTAAAGAGTTTGAAAAAGGTAGCGGCTATAATAGCTATAAAGCTGTGAAATATGCACAAGAAAACCCAGATGAAAAATATTTATCTACAAATCAAAAATAA
- the lpdA gene encoding dihydrolipoyl dehydrogenase: MVVGDFPIETDTIVIGAGPGGYVAAIRAAQLGQKVTIVEKGNLGGVCLNVGCIPSKALLHASHRYSEAQHSENLGVIAESVSLKFDKVQEFKESVVNKLTGGVEGLLKGNKVEIVKGEAYFVDNNSLRVMDDKSAQTYNFKNAIIATGSRPIEIPNFKFGNRVIDSTGALNLQEVPGKLVVVGGGYIGSELGTAFANFGSEVTILEGAKDILGGFEKQMTQPVKKGMKEKGVEIVTEAMAKSADESENGVTVTYEVNGEEQSIEADYVLVTVGRRPNTDELGLEELGLKFADRGLLEVDKQSRTSIDNIFAIGDIVPGLPLAHKASYEAKVAAEVIAGEASEVDYIGMPAVCFTEPELAQVGYTEDQAKEEGLQVKASKFPFAANGRALSLDDTTGFVKLLTLKEDNTLVGAQVVGTGASDIISELGLAIESGMNAEDLALTVHAHPTLGEMSMEAAEKALGLPIHTM; the protein is encoded by the coding sequence ATGGTAGTTGGAGATTTCCCAATTGAAACTGATACTATTGTAATTGGAGCAGGACCAGGGGGTTATGTTGCAGCAATCCGCGCAGCACAATTAGGTCAAAAAGTAACAATCGTAGAAAAAGGTAACTTAGGTGGCGTATGTCTTAACGTTGGATGTATTCCTTCAAAAGCTTTATTACACGCTTCTCACCGTTACAGTGAAGCACAACATTCTGAAAACTTAGGTGTTATCGCTGAAAGCGTATCACTTAAATTTGACAAAGTTCAAGAATTCAAAGAATCAGTTGTTAATAAATTAACTGGTGGCGTTGAAGGACTATTAAAAGGTAATAAAGTAGAAATCGTTAAAGGCGAAGCTTATTTCGTTGATAATAACAGTTTACGTGTTATGGACGACAAGAGCGCTCAAACTTACAATTTCAAAAATGCTATTATCGCTACTGGTTCTAGACCAATTGAAATCCCTAATTTCAAATTTGGTAACCGTGTTATCGATTCAACAGGCGCATTAAACTTACAAGAAGTTCCTGGTAAACTTGTTGTTGTTGGTGGCGGTTATATCGGATCTGAACTTGGTACAGCATTCGCTAACTTTGGTTCTGAAGTTACTATTTTAGAAGGTGCTAAAGACATTTTAGGCGGTTTCGAAAAACAAATGACTCAACCTGTTAAAAAAGGTATGAAAGAAAAAGGTGTCGAAATCGTTACTGAAGCAATGGCTAAATCAGCTGACGAATCAGAAAATGGCGTAACAGTTACTTACGAAGTTAATGGTGAAGAACAAAGTATCGAAGCAGACTACGTATTAGTTACTGTAGGTCGTCGTCCAAATACAGACGAATTAGGCTTAGAAGAACTTGGCTTAAAATTTGCTGATCGTGGATTATTAGAAGTAGACAAACAAAGCCGTACTTCTATCGATAATATCTTTGCAATTGGTGATATCGTACCTGGTTTACCATTAGCGCATAAAGCAAGCTACGAAGCTAAAGTTGCAGCTGAAGTAATTGCTGGAGAAGCTTCTGAAGTAGATTATATCGGTATGCCTGCAGTATGTTTCACTGAGCCAGAATTAGCTCAAGTAGGTTATACTGAAGACCAAGCTAAAGAAGAAGGATTACAAGTTAAAGCTTCTAAATTCCCATTCGCAGCTAACGGTCGTGCGTTATCATTAGACGATACTACTGGTTTCGTAAAATTATTAACGCTTAAAGAAGACAACACATTAGTAGGTGCTCAAGTAGTAGGTACTGGTGCTTCTGACATTATTTCTGAATTAGGTTTAGCTATCGAATCAGGAATGAATGCTGAAGATTTAGCATTAACAGTACATGCTCACCCTACATTAGGTGAAATGTCTATGGAAGCTGCTGAAAAAGCATTAGGTTTACCTATTCACACTATGTAA
- a CDS encoding dihydrolipoamide acetyltransferase family protein, translating into MAFEFKLPDIGEGIHEGEIVKWFVKAGDQIEEDDVLAEVQNDKSVVEIPSPVSGTVEEVLVDEGTVAVVGDTIVKIDAPDAEEMTFKGSDSDESASQSSESADDSKEEAATESTSASTQEEDVDENKRVKAMPSVRKYARENGVNIKAVSATGKNGRITKEDIDAHLNGGQTTSESTTEAQSTEETASAAQSAPTATEGEFPETTEKIPAMRKAIAKAMVNSKHTAPHVTLMDEIDVQELWDHRKKFKEIAAEQGVKLTFLPYVVKALVSALKKYPALNTSFNEEAGEIVHKHYWNIGIAADTDRGLLVPVVKNADRKSIFQISDEINELAVKARDGKLASDEMKGATCTISNIGSAGGQWFTPVINHPEVAILGIGRIAQKPIVKDGEIVAAPVLSLSLSFDHRQIDGATGQNAMNHIKRLLNNPELLLMEG; encoded by the coding sequence GTGGCATTTGAATTTAAATTACCCGACATTGGTGAAGGTATCCACGAAGGCGAAATCGTAAAATGGTTTGTTAAAGCCGGAGATCAAATCGAAGAAGACGATGTATTAGCAGAAGTACAAAATGATAAATCAGTTGTTGAAATTCCATCACCTGTAAGTGGTACTGTTGAAGAAGTATTAGTAGACGAAGGTACAGTTGCAGTAGTTGGTGACACAATTGTTAAAATCGATGCGCCTGACGCTGAAGAAATGACTTTCAAAGGTAGCGATAGCGATGAAAGTGCTTCACAATCATCAGAATCAGCTGACGATAGTAAAGAAGAAGCTGCTACTGAATCTACATCAGCATCTACTCAAGAAGAAGATGTAGACGAAAACAAACGCGTTAAAGCGATGCCATCTGTACGTAAATATGCGCGTGAAAATGGCGTTAACATTAAAGCAGTATCAGCTACTGGTAAAAATGGTCGCATAACTAAAGAAGATATCGATGCTCACTTAAATGGTGGACAAACTACTTCTGAAAGCACTACTGAAGCTCAAAGTACTGAAGAAACTGCAAGCGCAGCACAATCAGCACCAACAGCTACTGAAGGTGAATTCCCAGAAACTACAGAAAAAATCCCAGCTATGCGTAAAGCGATTGCTAAAGCAATGGTTAACTCTAAGCATACTGCACCACACGTAACATTAATGGATGAAATTGATGTTCAAGAGTTATGGGATCACCGTAAGAAATTCAAAGAAATTGCTGCTGAACAAGGTGTTAAATTAACATTCTTACCTTATGTTGTTAAAGCATTAGTTTCTGCACTGAAAAAATACCCAGCATTAAACACTTCATTTAATGAAGAAGCTGGCGAAATTGTACACAAACACTATTGGAACATTGGTATTGCGGCAGACACTGACAGAGGCTTATTAGTTCCTGTTGTTAAAAATGCTGACCGTAAATCTATTTTCCAAATTTCTGATGAAATTAATGAACTAGCTGTTAAAGCACGTGATGGTAAATTAGCTTCTGACGAAATGAAAGGTGCTACATGTACAATTAGTAATATCGGTTCAGCTGGTGGACAATGGTTCACACCAGTTATTAATCACCCAGAAGTTGCTATCCTAGGAATCGGACGCATTGCACAAAAACCTATCGTAAAAGATGGTGAAATTGTGGCAGCGCCAGTATTATCATTATCATTAAGTTTCGACCACAGACAAATTGATGGTGCTACTGGACAAAATGCGATGAACCATATTAAACGATTATTAAATAATCCAGAATTATTATTAATGGAGGGGTAA